A genomic stretch from Gammaproteobacteria bacterium includes:
- the thrS gene encoding threonine--tRNA ligase gives MPVITLPDGSKRPFDHSVSIHQVAESIGPGLAKAAIAGRVGDKLLDTSHVIESDAELSIITEKDAEGLEIIRHSTAHLLAQAVKQLFPSAQVTIGPVIEDGFYYDFAYEKQFTPEDLGKIEKKMQELAKQNHSVNRSVMSRDDAVAYFRGIGEEYKAQIIEDIPKGEVLSLYTQGDFTDLCRGPHVPATGHIKAFKLMKLAGAYWRGDSNNAMLQRVYGTAWVNKKDLKAYLHRLEEAEKRDHRKLARKLDLFHTQEEAPGMVFWHHNGWTIYQQVVSYIRSVILKKGYEEVHTPQLVDRTLWEKSGHWEKFRDDMFTTESENRDYAVKPMNCPCHIQIFNQGLKSYRDLPLRISEFGSCHRNEPSGTLHGLMRVRNFVQDDAHIFCTEDQIQDEVSAFIDLLYGVYADFGFKEVIVKLSTRPEKRVGSDEVWDKAEHALEQALNAKQLVWDLQPGEGAFYGPKIEFSLKDCLGRVWQCGTIQVDFSMPARLDSHYVAEDGTKHVPVMLHRAILGSVERFVGILIEEYAGAFPAWLAPWQVVVMNITDRQSDFAQKIENSLRNLGFRVKSDLRNEKIGFKIREHTMQKIPYLIILGDREEEDNSVAVRTRGGQDLGSMDLNSFAKGLEKEIASHGRHVLEV, from the coding sequence ATGCCTGTTATTACTCTTCCTGACGGTTCCAAACGTCCATTCGATCATTCGGTTTCCATCCATCAAGTTGCAGAATCCATCGGGCCGGGGCTGGCCAAAGCCGCCATAGCCGGGCGTGTGGGTGATAAATTGCTGGATACCTCCCATGTGATTGAGTCCGATGCGGAGCTCAGTATTATCACCGAGAAAGACGCAGAGGGTCTGGAGATTATTCGTCATTCCACTGCCCATTTATTGGCTCAAGCGGTGAAACAGTTATTTCCTTCCGCACAGGTGACCATAGGCCCTGTGATTGAAGACGGTTTTTATTACGATTTTGCTTATGAAAAACAGTTTACTCCTGAAGATCTGGGCAAAATCGAGAAAAAAATGCAGGAGCTCGCCAAGCAAAACCACTCGGTTAACCGTAGTGTGATGTCGCGGGATGATGCTGTGGCCTATTTTCGCGGCATCGGCGAGGAATACAAAGCCCAAATCATCGAAGATATTCCCAAGGGTGAAGTGTTGTCTTTGTATACTCAGGGTGATTTCACCGACTTATGCCGTGGACCTCACGTGCCTGCCACGGGCCACATCAAAGCGTTTAAGCTGATGAAGCTGGCCGGGGCTTACTGGCGTGGCGACTCCAACAACGCCATGCTGCAGCGGGTGTACGGTACAGCCTGGGTCAATAAAAAGGACCTCAAAGCGTATTTGCATCGGCTGGAAGAAGCGGAAAAGCGTGATCACCGCAAACTGGCCCGCAAGCTGGATTTATTCCATACCCAGGAAGAAGCACCGGGCATGGTGTTTTGGCACCACAACGGTTGGACCATCTATCAGCAGGTGGTGAGCTATATTCGTTCCGTTATCCTGAAAAAGGGTTACGAAGAAGTCCATACGCCGCAATTGGTGGACAGGACCTTATGGGAGAAATCCGGTCATTGGGAAAAATTCCGCGACGATATGTTTACAACAGAATCGGAAAATCGCGACTACGCGGTCAAGCCCATGAACTGTCCCTGCCATATCCAGATATTTAATCAGGGCCTGAAAAGCTACCGCGATTTGCCTTTGCGCATTTCCGAATTCGGTTCCTGTCACCGTAATGAGCCTTCGGGGACGTTACACGGGTTAATGCGGGTACGTAATTTTGTTCAGGATGATGCCCATATATTTTGTACGGAAGATCAAATCCAGGATGAGGTATCGGCATTCATAGATTTGCTCTATGGTGTATATGCTGATTTCGGTTTTAAAGAAGTTATCGTCAAATTGTCTACACGTCCGGAAAAACGGGTGGGGTCTGACGAAGTTTGGGACAAGGCCGAGCACGCCCTGGAACAGGCGCTCAATGCCAAACAGCTTGTCTGGGACTTGCAACCGGGTGAGGGGGCATTTTACGGTCCTAAAATTGAGTTTTCATTGAAGGATTGTCTAGGTCGGGTGTGGCAATGTGGTACTATCCAGGTGGATTTTTCCATGCCGGCTCGTTTGGATTCTCATTATGTGGCAGAGGATGGCACAAAACATGTGCCCGTCATGCTGCATCGAGCGATTTTGGGGTCTGTAGAGCGTTTTGTGGGTATTCTCATCGAAGAATATGCCGGTGCTTTTCCTGCCTGGTTGGCTCCTTGGCAGGTGGTCGTCATGAATATTACCGACCGACAGAGCGATTTTGCCCAAAAAATTGAAAATTCATTAAGAAATCTTGGTTTTAGGGTTAAATCCGACTTGAGAAACGAGAAAATCGGATTTAAAATTCGCGAGCACACAATGCAGAAAATCCCCTACCTCATTATTTTGGGAGATAGGGAAGAGGAAGATAATTCGGTGGCCGTACGCACGCGTGGTGGTCAAGACCTGGGAAGCATGGATTTGAACAGTTTCGCCAAGGGTCTTGAAAAAGAAATCGCGAGCCACGGCCGTCATGTTTTGGAGGTTTAA
- a CDS encoding autotransporter domain-containing protein: MTSLTLFSTQLHATVVNHSVKTAQGAPLTIDLNGVITNITTVNVQVASAPAAGNTAVAVTCSDLSNACVLYTPDPAFVGVDSFDYSVVNDLGATEVATVTVRVGDVSQAGNVGVIPAVEVENMLENTLCLGSQTGDLLTLCTILATTAAGSEDRRILIRALTPEDVAAQGSMDELLATAQLNNITRHLAALRNTQQQVAIGGLSFRLDSKNIQLAELLKGTQSGGAAGSGGNALSWFINGDISNGEQEETLYEDGFDFFTGTVSTGLDLRLNSGVVGLAWGLSKTSTDVLYEMGGLEALSNSVIAYGSYYPTQETYVDFIISANFTRFESERRIVFGTFDDLVSSQNDATSVALRLESGVNLAQSGAFNMSLDFKAEYTKTNIDGYIEQGNSLFAVTIDDRESNQAKTILGTSMSYAISTGVAVIRPQMDLYWVHQFNEEAGKVQGFFNADPTQTRFAFDSNLPDTDYLKLGLGMSIILPGGSTGFVQLGTVLDKDYTSSRRLSMGLRLEL; encoded by the coding sequence TTGACATCGTTAACTTTGTTTTCTACGCAGCTACACGCCACCGTTGTCAACCACTCTGTTAAAACAGCCCAAGGTGCCCCCCTCACCATCGATTTAAACGGTGTGATCACCAATATCACGACGGTAAACGTACAAGTGGCCAGCGCACCGGCTGCGGGGAATACGGCGGTTGCGGTTACCTGCTCTGACTTGAGCAATGCTTGTGTTTTGTATACACCGGACCCGGCTTTTGTGGGGGTGGACAGTTTTGATTACTCGGTGGTGAACGATTTAGGCGCTACCGAAGTAGCTACCGTCACTGTTAGGGTGGGGGATGTGAGTCAAGCAGGCAATGTTGGCGTGATTCCAGCGGTAGAAGTGGAGAATATGCTGGAAAATACCTTGTGCCTGGGTTCTCAAACGGGAGATTTGTTAACCCTATGTACCATACTGGCAACCACAGCGGCAGGCAGCGAAGACAGGCGAATTTTAATAAGAGCATTAACTCCGGAAGACGTGGCTGCACAGGGTTCCATGGACGAGTTATTGGCTACTGCACAACTGAATAATATTACACGCCACTTAGCGGCTCTTAGAAACACGCAGCAACAAGTTGCGATAGGTGGATTGAGCTTTAGGCTGGATAGCAAAAACATACAATTGGCAGAACTATTAAAGGGAACCCAAAGCGGGGGTGCCGCCGGTAGTGGGGGAAATGCATTGTCCTGGTTTATCAACGGAGATATCAGCAATGGTGAGCAGGAAGAAACCCTGTACGAAGACGGTTTTGATTTTTTTACCGGCACCGTGTCCACCGGCCTGGATCTGCGTTTGAACTCAGGCGTAGTGGGGCTGGCGTGGGGTTTATCCAAAACCAGTACCGATGTGTTGTATGAAATGGGTGGGCTGGAGGCGCTGTCAAACAGCGTAATTGCCTATGGCAGTTACTATCCCACTCAGGAAACTTATGTGGACTTTATTATCAGCGCCAATTTTACCAGATTTGAGTCGGAACGGCGGATAGTTTTTGGAACCTTTGATGATTTGGTCAGTAGTCAAAACGATGCCACATCGGTAGCCCTTCGTTTGGAATCCGGCGTAAATTTAGCCCAAAGCGGGGCGTTTAATATGAGTCTGGATTTTAAAGCAGAGTATACTAAAACCAACATTGACGGTTATATTGAGCAAGGCAATTCTCTGTTTGCCGTTACCATAGACGACCGAGAGAGCAATCAAGCCAAGACCATCCTGGGCACGTCCATGAGTTATGCGATTAGCACAGGGGTAGCAGTGATTCGGCCGCAGATGGATTTGTACTGGGTACATCAATTCAATGAAGAAGCGGGTAAAGTACAGGGGTTTTTTAATGCCGACCCGACTCAGACCCGATTTGCCTTTGATTCCAATCTGCCGGATACGGACTATTTAAAACTGGGCCTGGGTATGAGCATTATACTGCCCGGCGGCAGCACCGGTTTTGTGCAATTGGGTACGGTTTTGGATAAGGACTACACCAGTAGTCGACGCTTGTCCATGGGTCTACGATTGGAATTGTAA